The following proteins come from a genomic window of Leptospira andrefontaineae:
- a CDS encoding undecaprenyl-phosphate glucose phosphotransferase, with protein MLKERSQTFKLLFVSLDLIFSLGSCVFAFILRFYIGDPTGVDRSYIDLGSYFILGSVLSISQVIVFLFIDLYHPRRGLSFLDEFLAIFGGVFLNLLFVLSMLFFFRGDFGSERFSRSFILVFAGTNIFSIGFLHLLARQFLRYLRSKGYNLRRVLVIGTRETAARFADSVQRHQIYGYQIIGYVSSGNSKAIRKDMVLLGKTDKIEKVLSEIKPDLVVYALNNAEGDCLETVLDACDTEGIDLKVIPGFQEFIKAKGRVDEMDGLPVISIRNIPVRLGYNRAIKRSFDILFSLFFIILFSPVFLIIALLIKLTSRGPVFYHQERVGLDNKSFKMLKFRSMVVQTKSQSETTWTVQNDPRVTGIGKILRKTSLDEIPQFFNVLLGDMSVVGPRPERPHFVEKFKTDHRHYMRRHAVKAGITGLAQVQGLRGDTSIDDRIDADIYYIENWSLWLDIKIILLTPLKGVMDKNAY; from the coding sequence ATGCTGAAAGAAAGAAGCCAAACTTTTAAATTATTATTCGTTTCCCTGGATCTGATCTTCTCTTTGGGAAGTTGTGTATTCGCATTTATTCTTCGTTTTTATATAGGGGATCCAACAGGAGTAGATAGATCTTATATCGATCTAGGAAGTTATTTTATATTAGGCTCCGTACTTTCTATTTCCCAAGTAATCGTTTTCCTATTCATAGATTTGTATCATCCAAGAAGAGGATTATCTTTTTTAGATGAGTTCCTTGCGATTTTTGGCGGAGTATTCTTAAATTTACTCTTCGTTCTATCCATGTTATTCTTTTTCCGAGGCGATTTCGGAAGCGAAAGATTCTCTCGTTCTTTCATTTTAGTTTTTGCCGGGACGAATATTTTTTCGATCGGGTTTCTTCATCTTCTCGCCCGCCAATTCTTAAGATATCTCAGAAGCAAAGGATATAATTTACGTAGGGTACTTGTAATTGGAACAAGAGAAACGGCTGCTCGTTTTGCTGACTCAGTCCAAAGACATCAGATCTATGGATACCAAATCATTGGTTATGTAAGTTCGGGAAATTCTAAGGCAATCCGCAAAGACATGGTTCTTTTGGGGAAGACTGACAAGATAGAAAAAGTTTTATCCGAGATCAAACCCGATCTGGTTGTTTATGCTTTAAATAACGCGGAAGGTGATTGTCTGGAGACAGTTTTGGATGCATGTGATACGGAAGGTATCGACTTAAAAGTGATCCCTGGCTTCCAAGAGTTCATCAAGGCAAAAGGAAGAGTGGATGAGATGGACGGTCTTCCTGTCATTTCTATCCGAAATATTCCTGTACGTTTAGGTTATAATCGCGCTATTAAGAGAAGTTTTGATATTCTATTTTCTCTTTTCTTTATCATTCTTTTTTCACCTGTTTTTTTGATCATTGCTCTGCTGATCAAATTAACTTCCAGGGGACCTGTATTCTATCACCAGGAAAGAGTGGGGTTGGACAATAAAAGTTTCAAGATGCTTAAGTTCAGAAGTATGGTCGTCCAAACCAAATCCCAGTCAGAGACTACCTGGACTGTCCAAAATGATCCAAGGGTGACCGGGATTGGTAAGATCCTGCGTAAGACCTCCCTTGACGAAATACCTCAGTTTTTTAATGTGCTTTTAGGAGATATGTCCGTGGTGGGCCCAAGGCCCGAAAGACCTCATTTTGTCGAAAAATTCAAAACGGATCATAGACATTATATGAGAAGGCATGCGGTCAAGGCTGGAATTACCGGTCTTGCGCAAGTACAGGGTCTTAGAGGAGACACTTCTATCGATGATAGAATTGATGCGGATATCTACTATATAGAAAACTGGTCTCTTTGGTTGGATATTAAAATCATCCTGCTTACACCTTTAAAGGGTGTAATGGATAAGAACGCCTATTAA
- the hisF gene encoding imidazole glycerol phosphate synthase subunit HisF — MSELAARIIPCLDIKDGRVVKGVNFVNLVDAGDPVESAVVYEKNLADELCFLDITASSDKRDILIHLVEAVAERIFIPFTVGGGIRTLDDVKAVLEKGADKVSINTAAFQNPDLLRAAAEIYGSQCIVCAVDVKFHPDRQRYEVFLHGGRTETGRDALDWGKEAQERGAGEILLTSMDRDGTKKGFDIQLLKSFSSNLEIPIIASGGAGNPEHMVEAILRGKADAVLAASIFHFGEFTIRETKENMQEMGIKVRL; from the coding sequence ATGAGTGAGCTCGCCGCGAGAATTATTCCCTGCCTGGATATCAAAGACGGCAGGGTAGTTAAAGGAGTGAATTTCGTAAATCTTGTGGATGCGGGAGATCCCGTTGAGTCAGCAGTGGTTTACGAAAAAAATCTCGCGGATGAGTTATGCTTCTTGGATATCACTGCCTCCAGCGATAAAAGAGATATTCTTATTCATTTGGTAGAAGCTGTTGCGGAAAGAATATTTATTCCTTTCACAGTCGGGGGCGGAATTCGCACATTAGATGATGTGAAAGCGGTTTTAGAGAAAGGAGCGGACAAGGTTTCTATCAATACTGCCGCTTTCCAAAATCCGGACCTTCTTCGTGCCGCCGCGGAAATTTACGGATCACAATGTATCGTATGCGCAGTAGACGTAAAATTCCATCCTGACAGACAAAGATACGAAGTGTTCCTTCACGGTGGAAGGACTGAAACAGGAAGAGATGCATTAGATTGGGGAAAAGAAGCTCAGGAAAGAGGCGCCGGAGAGATCCTACTCACATCTATGGATCGTGACGGAACCAAAAAAGGTTTCGATATCCAACTTCTCAAATCATTTTCTTCTAATTTAGAAATCCCTATTATTGCAAGCGGTGGTGCGGGTAACCCTGAACATATGGTAGAAGCAATCCTAAGAGGAAAAGCGGATGCCGTGCTTGCCGCATCCATTTTTCATTTTGGGGAATTTACGATCCGAGAGACCAAAGAAAATATGCAGGAAATGGGGATCAAGGTTAGACTTTGA
- the gatC gene encoding Asp-tRNA(Asn)/Glu-tRNA(Gln) amidotransferase subunit GatC produces the protein MNLNEESLQKIAELSRLKIDPKDIQNFLTDFNKVLNYVDTITELNVSSVSDEDLYPNEGNSLRADKAKEGLSRSQIESFAPSFQNGYFVVPKVIET, from the coding sequence GTGAACCTAAACGAAGAATCCCTTCAAAAAATTGCAGAGTTATCTAGGCTCAAAATTGATCCTAAGGATATCCAAAACTTCCTTACGGATTTTAATAAGGTCCTGAATTATGTGGATACGATCACTGAGTTAAATGTGAGTTCCGTGTCCGACGAAGACTTATATCCTAATGAAGGAAATTCACTTCGTGCAGACAAAGCAAAAGAAGGTTTAAGTCGTTCTCAGATTGAATCCTTCGCGCCAAGTTTCCAAAATGGATACTTCGTAGTTCCAAAGGTGATCGAAACATGA
- a CDS encoding alpha/beta fold hydrolase, which yields MKLHVILDNLGPFSMKRFLSFRTLFLFFTLLSFVNCEYLQDRLTPSDNKSLADQIKDYVVAAYFAEQNHALYKFSTVVPNLQPENLSPLYFQNPYFQRDNSKAKIVLIHGWDFAERQTDLPTDFNKKVANLLGTWNQGLAFITQTTDLPAGYSSSVYDTFEIYVFTYRTSDHIDVNGRRFIDSLNEAFNSSDKVVVVAHSMGGLVSRAAVQHPNNTDNVIDHIVSLGTPYYGSPYSSPQYTGNLSSIGTIIKFMTDTPGGKGLAYTNGISAGVTGINPTITDGTNQAFNFLLESMIANTSKDSITTVYGGDMGSANCSGGDHATTYQAACTVITNGNPVFNNSDGIVPLASALLNNRLAGGNTNTVSDMDHSQMSFRNEGGTGGGLTKVKTHFNNVFGEVFTIVSGL from the coding sequence GTGAAACTTCATGTGATTTTGGATAATCTTGGGCCTTTCAGTATGAAAAGATTTTTATCTTTCCGAACTCTGTTTTTATTTTTTACACTTCTATCTTTCGTAAACTGCGAATATCTCCAAGATAGACTTACTCCCTCCGATAACAAATCACTAGCAGATCAAATTAAGGATTATGTTGTCGCGGCCTATTTTGCGGAACAAAATCATGCGCTGTATAAATTTTCCACTGTGGTCCCGAATCTTCAGCCCGAAAATCTTTCTCCTTTATATTTCCAAAATCCATACTTCCAAAGGGACAATTCAAAAGCCAAAATCGTACTTATTCATGGTTGGGACTTTGCAGAAAGACAAACAGACTTACCTACTGATTTTAACAAAAAAGTAGCAAATCTACTCGGGACATGGAACCAAGGACTCGCGTTTATTACTCAAACTACCGACCTTCCAGCCGGCTATAGCAGTAGTGTATACGATACTTTCGAGATCTATGTTTTTACCTATAGGACTTCCGACCACATTGACGTGAATGGTAGAAGATTCATTGATTCCCTAAACGAAGCATTTAACTCTTCGGACAAGGTTGTAGTAGTTGCACACTCGATGGGAGGACTTGTTTCCAGAGCGGCTGTTCAACATCCGAATAATACGGATAATGTGATCGATCATATCGTAAGTTTAGGAACTCCATATTATGGCTCTCCATATTCTTCTCCGCAATACACAGGAAACTTGAGTTCGATTGGGACTATCATCAAATTTATGACAGACACTCCCGGAGGAAAGGGTCTTGCTTATACGAATGGGATCAGCGCAGGTGTAACCGGCATCAACCCTACTATTACAGACGGAACCAACCAAGCGTTTAACTTCCTATTAGAAAGTATGATCGCAAATACTTCTAAGGACTCCATCACTACGGTATATGGAGGGGATATGGGCTCCGCCAATTGTAGCGGCGGGGATCATGCTACAACCTACCAAGCTGCTTGTACAGTGATTACAAATGGAAACCCTGTGTTTAATAATTCTGATGGAATTGTACCTTTAGCTTCCGCTCTTTTAAACAATAGGCTAGCCGGAGGAAATACAAATACTGTCTCCGATATGGATCATTCTCAAATGTCTTTTAGGAACGAAGGTGGAACCGGCGGCGGGTTAACTAAGGTAAAAACACATTTTAATAATGTGTTCGGCGAAGTTTTTACGATTGTGAGCGGGTTATAA
- the gatA gene encoding Asp-tRNA(Asn)/Glu-tRNA(Gln) amidotransferase subunit GatA yields the protein MKELWKLKYSDIKKGLNSGEFTPTDLIQSLISRIEAEDSKIKAFLSWEKESIVKAAAESTERRKSGKPLSEFDGIPIGVKDNICIENTITSCASKILENYRSPFHATAIEKLLAKGFVLIPRANMDEFAMGSSTENSAYQVTKNPFDTARIPGGSSGGSAAAVAASFVPVALGSDTGGSVRQPASLCGIFGLKPTYGTVSRYGLVAYASSLDQIGPLSKDIDGIIDVYSVISGKDQRDATSKNIPAFDPSKVKELPWKGLKIGKMKITSEIEPDVAKAYESLLAELESKGAQLVDLDFSLLSNSIPIYYIIATAECSSNLSRFDGIRFGQRKDPSGKLEDLYVTSRSEGFGKEVQRRILLGTFSLSAGYYDAYYGRAQKARVLIKKEYEGYFSKVDLILQPTSPTTAFKVGEKTSDPIQMYKADILTTSVNLAGVPAMSVPIGKDSNGLPIGLQITAPALHEDKIFGFAKMISDWASKVELPETIK from the coding sequence ATGAAAGAACTTTGGAAATTAAAATATTCTGATATTAAAAAAGGATTAAATTCCGGAGAATTCACTCCTACGGATTTGATCCAATCTTTGATCTCTCGTATAGAAGCGGAAGATTCCAAAATTAAAGCATTTCTCTCTTGGGAGAAAGAAAGTATCGTCAAAGCTGCTGCAGAAAGTACTGAAAGAAGAAAATCAGGCAAACCTCTTTCCGAATTCGATGGAATTCCAATCGGAGTAAAAGATAATATTTGTATAGAGAACACGATCACTTCCTGTGCTTCTAAAATTTTAGAAAACTATCGTTCTCCATTTCATGCGACCGCTATCGAAAAACTTTTAGCAAAGGGTTTTGTTCTGATCCCAAGGGCAAATATGGATGAGTTTGCGATGGGCTCTTCTACAGAGAACTCTGCTTATCAGGTTACAAAAAATCCTTTTGATACTGCAAGAATTCCAGGCGGATCTTCCGGCGGATCAGCAGCAGCAGTTGCGGCTTCTTTTGTGCCTGTTGCGCTTGGCTCTGATACAGGTGGATCCGTTAGACAGCCTGCATCTTTATGTGGGATTTTTGGTTTAAAACCAACTTATGGAACAGTTTCCAGATATGGACTTGTAGCTTATGCTTCTAGCTTGGATCAGATCGGTCCATTGTCCAAGGACATTGACGGTATCATCGATGTGTATTCAGTCATCTCAGGAAAAGACCAGAGAGATGCTACTTCTAAGAATATTCCTGCATTCGACCCCTCTAAGGTGAAAGAACTTCCTTGGAAAGGTTTGAAAATAGGGAAGATGAAGATCACTTCTGAAATAGAACCAGATGTTGCAAAGGCATATGAGTCTCTTTTAGCTGAGTTAGAATCTAAAGGCGCTCAACTTGTGGATCTGGATTTTTCACTTCTTTCTAACTCAATTCCGATCTATTATATTATCGCTACTGCAGAATGTTCTTCTAATCTTTCCAGATTTGATGGGATCCGTTTCGGACAAAGAAAAGATCCAAGTGGAAAGCTGGAAGATCTATATGTAACTAGCAGAAGTGAAGGTTTCGGCAAAGAAGTCCAGAGAAGGATCTTACTCGGAACATTCTCCCTATCAGCCGGATATTATGACGCGTATTACGGAAGAGCTCAAAAAGCTAGAGTTCTGATTAAAAAGGAATATGAAGGTTATTTTTCCAAAGTGGACCTGATCCTTCAGCCAACTTCTCCTACAACCGCATTTAAAGTGGGAGAAAAAACTTCTGATCCGATCCAAATGTATAAAGCGGATATCTTAACTACTTCCGTGAATTTAGCAGGAGTTCCTGCAATGTCTGTTCCTATCGGAAAAGATTCCAATGGACTTCCTATCGGTTTGCAGATTACCGCTCCCGCATTGCACGAAGACAAAATATTCGGTTTTGCTAAAATGATCTCTGACTGGGCTTCTAAAGTAGAATTGCCTGAAACGATCAAATGA